The Syntrophales bacterium region GCCGGGAACGACTCCTATGACCGGGCGATGGCGGCCGTTCTTGAAAAATACCGCCGGCGCGGCCTCTCCGGGATCGCCTTCGGTGACCTTTTCCTGGAAGATGTTCGCCGTTACCGGGAATCAAGGCTCACCGGCTCCGGGATGGTCCCCCTGTTTCCCCTCTGGGGAAAGGATACGAAAGTCCTGGCGGAACGGTTTGTCGAGGATGGCTGGCGGGCCATTGTTACCTGCGTGGACACGGATGCCCTGGACGGATCTTTCGCCGGCCGTCTCCTTGACCGTGAGTTTCTCTCCGACCTTCCGCCGGGTGTCGATCCTGCCGGGGAGAACGGCGAGTTCCACACCTTTGTTTTCGATGGCCCCATTTTTCGGGAACCCGTTTCCTTCCGGCCGGGTAGCATTTCCCTTCGGGATGGCCGCTTCCGGGATCTGGAACTGCTGCGGCCCTGAGCGGATCCCGATTCAAAAAACCGGTGCGGGATCGCAAAGAGGATCCTGTAAGGAATGGAACACGCGGGGGGCTGCCGGGGGGGGAACGGGACGGATGGCTCCTGGCACGACTCCTGTTTGTCTCACGCGGATGGATGTGCTAAGAGATTCCCAGCGTTTTTCTTACCGGGGCCACACATATTTCCGCATCCTTCTCCGGGAAGGCTCCGCGACGAAAGAACCGTTCTGGGAGCGTTTATGCTTG contains the following coding sequences:
- a CDS encoding adenine nucleotide alpha hydrolase, whose amino-acid sequence is MTDKVILSWSGGKDCALALRELAVGGRFRTEALLTTFVAETDRVVMHGIPRLLVEDQARLIGLPLEAVFLEEKAGNDSYDRAMAAVLEKYRRRGLSGIAFGDLFLEDVRRYRESRLTGSGMVPLFPLWGKDTKVLAERFVEDGWRAIVTCVDTDALDGSFAGRLLDREFLSDLPPGVDPAGENGEFHTFVFDGPIFREPVSFRPGSISLRDGRFRDLELLRP